A genomic stretch from Streptomyces venezuelae ATCC 10712 includes:
- a CDS encoding helix-turn-helix transcriptional regulator: MYHTWMRYFTPSPVHHRLGLVCLGVGLQHGTLPTVGPRTLDHHVAVVVSAGSGWYLGADGRRTTVTAPALLWLTPGTPHHYGADPGTGWDEAFVDFTGPATTTYTELGYIEPDRPVVPLSDAAPARAAIGRIARAARPGNPLLEVETGAAVHELLVALRRARADTNADGDPVLAALARDAFQPLSVAEHAARHGMTAAELRTAVRRAAGCSPKDYLLTVRLGRAKELLAATELPVAAVARRVGYDDPAYFSRLFTRRVGTAPIRFREQQGRSVHGGWSTTVPDPEHPPTILPRSV, translated from the coding sequence ATGTACCACACCTGGATGCGCTACTTCACACCCAGCCCCGTCCACCACCGCCTCGGACTGGTCTGCCTCGGCGTAGGGCTCCAGCACGGCACCCTCCCCACCGTCGGCCCCCGCACCCTCGACCACCACGTGGCCGTCGTCGTCTCCGCCGGCAGCGGCTGGTACCTGGGCGCCGACGGCCGCCGCACCACCGTCACCGCCCCCGCCCTCCTCTGGCTGACCCCCGGCACCCCCCACCACTACGGCGCCGACCCCGGCACCGGCTGGGACGAGGCCTTCGTCGACTTCACCGGCCCCGCCACCACCACCTACACCGAGCTCGGCTACATCGAACCCGACCGGCCCGTCGTCCCCCTCTCCGACGCCGCCCCCGCCCGCGCCGCCATCGGCCGGATAGCCCGCGCCGCCCGCCCCGGCAACCCCCTCCTGGAGGTCGAGACCGGCGCCGCCGTCCATGAACTCCTCGTCGCCCTGCGCCGCGCCCGCGCCGACACCAACGCCGACGGCGACCCCGTCCTCGCCGCCCTCGCCCGCGACGCCTTCCAGCCGCTCTCCGTCGCCGAGCACGCCGCCCGGCACGGCATGACCGCCGCCGAACTGCGCACCGCCGTCCGCCGCGCCGCCGGCTGCAGCCCCAAGGACTACCTGCTCACCGTCCGCCTCGGCCGCGCCAAGGAGCTCCTCGCCGCCACCGAACTGCCCGTCGCCGCCGTCGCCCGCCGCGTCGGCTACGACGACCCGGCCTACTTCTCCCGGCTGTTCACCCGCCGGGTCGGCACCGCCCCCATCCGCTTCCGCGAACAGCAGGGACGGTCCGTGCACGGCGGCTGGAGCACCACCGTTCCGGATCCCGAACACCCGCCCACGATCCTCCCCAGATCGGTCTAA
- a CDS encoding lysine N(6)-hydroxylase/L-ornithine N(5)-oxygenase family protein: MTGSTPQHEPDQPHDLVGVGIGPFNLSLAALAHGIPGGLAATFYEQKPAFHWHPGLLIEGASLQVPFLADLVTLADPASPWTFLNYLKSRERLFPFYFAEKFHIQRAEYDAYCRWVSERLPGLHFGHQVDSVRWNPERRLFEVDFTQIDPAGEAEALGRAYTRNVVLGVGTEPYVPEPLKPLADAPGVPVFHSADYLTHRETLLAAGHVTVIGSGQSGAEVFLDLLRARPAGAEQIHWLARTEAFAPMEYSKLGLEHFTPDYTRYFHALPEPVRGELTPRQWQLHKGIDADTIAAIHDELYRRTLHGGWPDAVLTPGVRVRTAGRVATTQVELHLEHVQQGTRSRLTTDAVVLATGYRERPVDRMLAGLDPYLRHDSAGRARIDEHYRLVLDPSVTGAVHVQNAEKHTHGVGAPDLGLAAWRSATILNSITGKEPYPLPRRTAFTRFGLETREAPSIPAQGQKLTPLVQS, from the coding sequence ATGACCGGCAGCACCCCCCAGCACGAACCCGACCAGCCCCACGACCTCGTGGGCGTCGGCATCGGCCCGTTCAACCTCTCACTGGCCGCCCTCGCCCACGGCATCCCCGGCGGCCTCGCCGCCACCTTCTACGAACAGAAACCGGCCTTCCACTGGCACCCCGGGCTCCTCATCGAAGGCGCCAGCCTCCAGGTGCCCTTCCTCGCCGACCTGGTCACCCTCGCCGACCCCGCGAGCCCCTGGACCTTCCTCAACTACCTCAAGAGCCGAGAACGCCTCTTCCCCTTCTACTTCGCCGAGAAGTTCCACATCCAGCGTGCCGAGTACGACGCCTACTGCCGCTGGGTCAGCGAACGACTGCCGGGACTGCACTTCGGCCACCAGGTCGACTCGGTCCGCTGGAACCCCGAACGACGCCTCTTCGAGGTCGACTTCACCCAGATCGACCCCGCCGGCGAGGCCGAGGCACTGGGCCGCGCCTACACCCGGAACGTCGTCCTCGGCGTCGGCACCGAACCCTACGTCCCCGAACCGCTCAAACCCCTCGCCGACGCCCCCGGCGTCCCCGTCTTCCACTCCGCCGACTACCTCACCCACCGCGAGACGCTGCTCGCCGCCGGACACGTCACCGTCATCGGATCAGGACAGTCCGGCGCCGAGGTCTTCCTCGACCTCCTGCGCGCCCGCCCCGCCGGCGCCGAACAGATCCACTGGCTGGCCAGGACCGAAGCCTTCGCCCCCATGGAGTACTCCAAGCTCGGACTCGAGCACTTCACCCCCGACTACACCCGCTACTTCCACGCCCTGCCCGAACCCGTACGCGGCGAACTCACGCCCCGCCAATGGCAGCTGCACAAGGGCATCGACGCCGACACCATCGCCGCCATCCACGACGAGCTGTACCGCCGCACCCTGCACGGCGGCTGGCCCGACGCCGTCCTCACCCCCGGCGTCCGGGTCCGCACCGCCGGCCGCGTCGCCACCACCCAGGTCGAACTGCACCTGGAACACGTCCAGCAAGGCACCCGCTCCCGGCTCACCACCGACGCCGTCGTCCTCGCCACCGGCTACCGGGAACGCCCGGTGGACCGCATGCTCGCCGGCCTCGACCCGTACCTGCGCCACGACTCGGCCGGCCGGGCCAGGATCGACGAACACTACCGACTCGTCCTCGACCCCTCCGTGACCGGCGCCGTCCACGTCCAGAACGCCGAGAAGCACACCCACGGCGTCGGCGCCCCCGACCTCGGCCTGGCCGCCTGGCGCAGCGCGACCATCCTCAACTCCATCACCGGCAAGGAGCCCTACCCGCTGCCCCGCCGGACCGCCTTCACCCGCTTCGGCCTGGAGACACGAGAGGCGCCGAGCATCCCGGCCCAGGGCCAGAAGCTGACGCCTCTCGTACAGAGCTGA
- a CDS encoding bifunctional metallophosphatase/5'-nucleotidase has product MPLNRRTFLERSAAAGAGVAIVGAAAVPAEAHGGHGRPRPQKRYSFTVMGTTDLHGNVFNWDYFTDKEFDDKAHNDVGLAKISTLVDQVRAAKGRRNTLLIDAGDTIQGTQLSYYYAKVDPITARRGPVHPMAQAMNAIGYDAAALGNHEFNYGIPVLRKFEEQCDFPLLGANALDAKTLRPAFAPYSMHRLRTPHGKDVKVAVLGLTNPGIAIWDKANVSGKMVFPGLEEQAAKWVPRLRSMGADVVVVSAHSGSSGTSSYGDQLPHIENAAGLVAEQVPGIDAILVGHAHTEIPEYRVKNKETGKDVVLSEPLKWGQRLTLFDFDLVWEKGRWTVEKVAAQVLNSSTVAEDPEITGLLADEHKKVVAYVNQIIGTSTAAMTTADAPWKDEPIIDLINVVQAETVKAALAGGAYAALPVLSQASCFSRTARIPAGQVSIKDAAGLYPFENTLEARLLTGAQLKDYLEFSARYYVRTPAGAPVDTAKLTNADGIPDYNYDAVSGLTYEIDIAKPAGSRIVNLAFEGRPLDPAAKFVLAVNNYRASGGGAFPHVANAQQLWANSDEIRNTIIQWVKAKGTVDPGQFATVDWKLTRDGVPVF; this is encoded by the coding sequence ATGCCGCTGAACCGCAGGACGTTCCTGGAGCGCTCGGCCGCCGCCGGGGCCGGAGTGGCCATCGTCGGAGCCGCCGCCGTTCCCGCCGAGGCCCACGGCGGCCACGGCCGCCCGCGTCCGCAGAAGCGGTACTCCTTCACCGTGATGGGTACGACCGACCTGCACGGCAATGTCTTCAACTGGGACTACTTCACGGACAAGGAGTTCGACGACAAGGCCCACAACGACGTCGGCCTCGCCAAGATCTCCACGCTGGTCGATCAGGTCCGCGCGGCGAAGGGGCGCCGCAACACGCTCCTCATCGACGCCGGTGACACCATCCAGGGCACCCAGCTGTCGTACTACTACGCCAAGGTCGACCCGATCACCGCGCGCCGCGGGCCCGTCCACCCGATGGCGCAGGCCATGAACGCCATCGGCTACGACGCCGCCGCGCTCGGCAACCACGAGTTCAACTACGGCATCCCGGTGCTGCGCAAGTTCGAGGAGCAGTGCGACTTCCCGCTGCTCGGGGCCAACGCGCTGGACGCCAAGACCCTGCGCCCGGCCTTCGCGCCGTACAGCATGCACCGGCTGCGTACCCCGCACGGCAAGGACGTCAAGGTCGCGGTCCTCGGTCTGACCAACCCCGGTATCGCCATCTGGGACAAGGCGAACGTCAGCGGCAAGATGGTGTTCCCGGGCCTTGAGGAGCAGGCGGCGAAGTGGGTGCCGAGGCTGCGGTCGATGGGTGCGGACGTGGTGGTCGTCTCGGCGCACTCCGGTTCCAGCGGCACCTCCTCGTACGGTGACCAGCTCCCCCACATCGAGAACGCCGCGGGGCTGGTCGCCGAGCAGGTGCCGGGCATCGACGCCATCCTCGTCGGGCACGCCCACACCGAGATCCCGGAGTACCGGGTGAAGAACAAGGAGACGGGCAAGGACGTCGTCCTGTCGGAGCCGCTGAAGTGGGGTCAGCGGCTGACGCTCTTCGACTTCGACCTGGTGTGGGAGAAGGGCCGCTGGACCGTCGAGAAGGTCGCCGCGCAGGTCCTCAACTCGAGCACGGTGGCGGAGGACCCGGAGATCACCGGGCTGCTCGCCGACGAGCACAAGAAGGTCGTCGCGTACGTCAACCAGATCATCGGCACGTCCACCGCCGCCATGACCACGGCCGACGCGCCGTGGAAGGACGAGCCGATCATCGACCTGATCAACGTCGTCCAGGCCGAGACCGTGAAGGCGGCCCTGGCGGGCGGCGCGTACGCGGCGCTGCCGGTCCTCTCGCAGGCCTCCTGTTTCTCCCGTACGGCCCGCATCCCGGCCGGCCAGGTCTCCATCAAGGACGCCGCCGGTCTGTACCCCTTCGAGAACACCCTTGAGGCCCGTCTGCTGACCGGCGCCCAGCTCAAGGACTACCTGGAGTTCTCGGCGCGGTACTACGTCCGGACGCCGGCGGGCGCTCCGGTCGACACCGCGAAGCTGACCAACGCGGACGGCATCCCGGACTACAACTACGACGCCGTGTCCGGTCTGACGTACGAGATCGACATCGCCAAGCCGGCCGGTTCCCGGATCGTGAACCTGGCGTTCGAGGGCAGGCCGCTCGACCCGGCGGCGAAGTTCGTCCTGGCGGTCAACAACTACCGGGCCAGTGGCGGCGGCGCGTTCCCGCACGTGGCGAACGCCCAGCAGCTGTGGGCGAACTCGGACGAGATCCGCAACACCATCATCCAGTGGGTGAAGGCGAAGGGGACGGTCGACCCGGGCCAGTTCGCGACGGTGGACTGGAAGCTGACCCGGGACGGTGTGCCGGTGTTCTAG
- a CDS encoding asparaginase yields the protein MARVTVFTLGGTISARGGDAARMSGQEVLAELGGDHDIVLNDFRRVPSSTLTHADLAALAAEIRATVAAGSGVVVVQGTDTLEETAFLLDLLCTTEQPIAVTGAMRRPDLPGADGPANLAAALAVAADPACRDLGVLVVLADEIHAARLARKSHTTSVATFTSPGAGPLGTVVEGEPRILFRPAVPAAACPLKLDPEVRVALVTLSLGDRGELLDAVDDRFQGLVVAAFGAGHAPGWLVEPLAEIARRIPVVLASRTGGGATLTDTYRSPGSEYDLLHHGLIPAGPLDPAKARILLHTLLSSGAAGPAGYDRPRITAAFTHLNGSGLA from the coding sequence ATGGCCCGCGTCACGGTCTTCACCCTCGGAGGGACCATCTCCGCACGCGGCGGCGACGCGGCCCGCATGAGCGGACAGGAGGTCCTCGCCGAACTCGGCGGCGACCACGACATCGTCCTCAACGACTTCCGCCGCGTCCCCAGCTCCACCCTCACCCACGCGGACCTCGCCGCGCTCGCCGCCGAGATCCGCGCCACCGTCGCGGCCGGCTCCGGCGTCGTCGTCGTCCAGGGCACCGACACCCTGGAGGAGACCGCCTTCCTCCTCGACCTGCTCTGCACCACCGAGCAGCCGATCGCCGTCACCGGCGCCATGCGCCGCCCCGACCTCCCCGGCGCCGACGGCCCCGCCAACCTGGCCGCCGCGCTCGCCGTCGCCGCCGACCCGGCCTGCCGCGACCTCGGCGTCCTCGTCGTCCTCGCCGACGAGATCCACGCCGCACGGCTCGCCCGCAAGAGCCACACCACCTCGGTCGCCACCTTCACCTCGCCCGGCGCGGGGCCGCTCGGCACCGTCGTCGAGGGCGAACCCCGCATCCTGTTCCGCCCCGCCGTCCCGGCCGCCGCCTGCCCCCTCAAGCTCGACCCCGAGGTACGGGTCGCCCTGGTGACCCTCTCCCTCGGCGACCGCGGCGAACTCCTCGACGCCGTCGACGACCGCTTCCAGGGCCTCGTCGTCGCCGCCTTCGGCGCCGGCCACGCCCCCGGCTGGCTCGTCGAGCCGCTCGCCGAGATCGCCCGCCGCATCCCGGTCGTCCTTGCCTCCCGCACCGGCGGCGGAGCGACCCTCACCGACACCTACCGCAGCCCCGGCTCCGAATACGACCTGCTGCACCACGGACTGATCCCCGCCGGCCCCCTCGACCCCGCCAAGGCCCGGATCCTGCTCCACACGCTGCTCTCCAGCGGCGCGGCCGGCCCGGCCGGCTACGACCGCCCCCGGATCACCGCCGCCTTCACCCACCTGAACGGCTCAGGACTCGCCTGA
- a CDS encoding SIMPL domain-containing protein — protein MTQEHPTPQAPQVTVRGEGRLEIDPELARIWITVSARGADRPTTLADLTRRNAQVLDLVKAQGTAVEKLETGSLSISPELTRKGRGERIHAFHGRVRVTAELTDFTLLGELVTRLADLELTSVDGPWWSLRPASPAYAEARRLAVTEAVQRARAYAEALGTSLASLLELSDAGVTDPLMPRRAAFGSAAVAYSAEGAGEAPPLDLEPQRQTVTAEVVARFTMNPPSL, from the coding sequence GTGACCCAGGAACACCCCACCCCCCAGGCACCCCAGGTGACCGTCCGCGGCGAGGGCCGCCTCGAAATCGACCCCGAACTCGCCCGGATCTGGATCACCGTCTCCGCCCGCGGAGCCGACCGGCCCACCACCCTCGCGGACCTGACCCGCCGCAACGCCCAGGTACTCGACCTCGTCAAAGCCCAGGGCACCGCCGTCGAGAAGCTGGAGACCGGCAGCCTCTCGATCTCCCCCGAACTGACCCGCAAAGGACGCGGCGAGCGGATCCACGCCTTCCACGGACGCGTCCGCGTCACCGCCGAACTGACCGACTTCACCCTGCTCGGCGAGCTCGTCACCCGCCTCGCCGACCTGGAACTGACGAGCGTCGACGGACCCTGGTGGTCCCTGCGCCCGGCCTCCCCGGCCTACGCCGAGGCACGCCGGCTCGCCGTCACCGAAGCCGTACAACGGGCCCGCGCCTACGCCGAGGCCCTCGGCACCTCCCTGGCCTCACTCCTCGAACTCTCGGACGCGGGCGTCACCGACCCCCTCATGCCGAGGCGGGCCGCGTTCGGCTCGGCGGCCGTCGCGTACTCCGCGGAAGGCGCCGGAGAAGCCCCGCCCCTCGACCTCGAACCACAGCGCCAGACGGTGACCGCCGAGGTCGTCGCCCGCTTCACGATGAACCCGCCCAGCCTCTGA
- a CDS encoding chorismate mutase yields MSDSTDIDPTVTAELTRLRESIDNIDAAVVHMLAERFKCTQQVGVLKARHQLPPADPARESRQIARLRELAESAKLDPAFAEKLLNFIIAEVIRHHETIADGAR; encoded by the coding sequence ATGAGCGACTCCACCGACATCGACCCGACCGTCACCGCCGAGCTGACCCGGCTGCGCGAAAGCATCGACAACATCGACGCGGCGGTCGTGCACATGCTCGCCGAGCGCTTCAAGTGCACCCAGCAGGTCGGCGTCCTCAAGGCCCGGCACCAGCTGCCCCCCGCCGACCCCGCGCGCGAGTCCCGCCAGATCGCCCGGCTGCGGGAACTCGCGGAGAGCGCCAAACTGGACCCGGCCTTCGCGGAGAAACTCCTGAACTTCATCATCGCCGAGGTCATCCGCCACCACGAGACGATTGCGGACGGAGCACGCTGA
- a CDS encoding pyridoxal phosphate-dependent decarboxylase family protein, whose protein sequence is MRAEPPPLAADTTALSRLLGTTLDALRDGAADRGGPLPAGGPDTVTRHLRQTLGDPLPDTGTGPDHALTTLVRALAAGAADPAHPLCAAHLHTPPLALAAAADLAASALNPSMDSWDQAPAASALETLVTAALAAEVYPHPTPRPDALVTTGGTESNQLALLLARERHGTVHTVVGANAHHSFRRAAWLLGLPEPVVVPTPRGTLDPAALQDVLATLTGPVLVAATAGTTDEGLIDPLPDIADRCDAADAVELHVDAAYGGPLLFSRTHRGLLDGLTRARTVTLDLHKLGWQPAAAGLLAVRDGHDLTALGHTAAYLNADDDTEAGLPDLLGRSLRTTRRPDVLKTAVTLRALGRTGLGALVDACMDRAQDLADLVEKAPGLDLRARPTLTTVLFRPNGPGVTDATVADIRRTLLTEGRAVLGRAEADGRLWLKATLLNPHATPGDLAQLITLVEGDPHR, encoded by the coding sequence ATGCGTGCCGAACCCCCACCCCTCGCCGCCGACACCACCGCCCTGAGCCGCCTCCTCGGCACCACCCTGGACGCCCTGCGCGACGGCGCGGCGGACCGCGGCGGCCCCCTCCCCGCCGGCGGCCCCGACACCGTGACCCGGCACCTCCGACAGACCCTCGGAGACCCCCTCCCCGACACCGGCACGGGCCCCGACCACGCCCTCACCACCCTCGTCCGCGCCCTCGCGGCCGGCGCCGCCGACCCCGCCCACCCCCTCTGCGCCGCCCACCTCCACACCCCGCCCCTCGCCCTCGCCGCCGCCGCGGACCTCGCTGCCTCCGCACTCAACCCCTCCATGGACTCCTGGGACCAGGCCCCCGCCGCCTCCGCCCTGGAAACCCTCGTCACCGCCGCCCTCGCCGCCGAGGTCTACCCCCACCCGACACCCCGCCCCGACGCCCTCGTCACCACCGGCGGAACCGAGTCCAACCAACTCGCCCTGCTCCTGGCCAGGGAACGCCACGGAACCGTCCACACCGTCGTCGGAGCCAACGCCCACCACTCCTTCCGACGCGCCGCCTGGCTCCTCGGCCTCCCCGAGCCCGTCGTCGTCCCCACCCCCCGCGGCACCCTCGACCCCGCCGCCCTCCAGGACGTACTCGCCACCCTCACCGGCCCGGTCCTCGTCGCCGCCACCGCGGGAACCACCGACGAGGGCCTCATCGACCCCCTCCCGGACATCGCCGACCGCTGCGACGCCGCGGACGCCGTCGAACTCCACGTCGACGCCGCCTACGGAGGCCCCCTCCTCTTCAGCCGCACCCACCGCGGCCTCCTCGACGGCCTGACCCGCGCCCGCACCGTCACCCTCGACCTGCACAAACTCGGCTGGCAGCCGGCCGCCGCCGGACTCCTCGCCGTACGCGACGGACACGACCTGACCGCCCTCGGACACACCGCCGCCTACCTGAACGCCGACGACGACACCGAAGCCGGCCTCCCCGACCTCCTCGGCCGCTCCCTGCGCACCACCCGCCGCCCCGACGTCCTCAAAACGGCCGTCACCCTCCGCGCACTCGGCCGCACCGGCCTCGGCGCACTCGTCGACGCCTGCATGGACCGCGCCCAGGACCTCGCCGACCTCGTCGAGAAGGCACCGGGACTCGACCTGCGGGCCCGCCCCACCCTCACCACCGTCCTGTTCCGGCCGAACGGCCCCGGCGTCACCGACGCGACCGTCGCCGACATCCGCCGCACCCTCCTCACCGAGGGCCGCGCCGTCCTCGGCCGGGCCGAGGCCGACGGCCGCCTCTGGCTCAAGGCCACCCTGCTCAACCCCCACGCCACCCCCGGCGACCTGGCCCAGCTCATCACCCTCGTGGAAGGCGACCCGCACCGATGA
- the pepN gene encoding aminopeptidase N has translation MSVLTRDEAQTRAQLLDVQHYSVDLDLTTGDETFESTTLVRFTARTAGDTFVELKPETLHAALLDDEPLDVTTLEGNRLPLSVSAGEHVLRISTTMRYSRTGEGMHRFTDPSDGESYVYTQLFMEDVQRVFAAFDQPDLKAVFELTVTAPEGWTVLANGITERQPDGRWKAAATPPLSTYFVCVAAGPWHSVHTEHAGLPFGIHCRRSLAPHLDADADEILAVTKACFDRFHEKFEEPYPFDSYDQAFVPEFNAGAMENPGLVTFRDEFVFRSAVTVTERQTRAMIIAHEMAHMWFGDLVTLRWWDDIWLNESFAEYMGYQTVNEACSDLFPDTWVDFGVTRKAWGYEADQRPSTHPVAPDPDSVPDTASALLNFDGISYAKGASALRQLVTWLGEKDFLAGINIHFKRHKFGNATLADFIDNLAAATDRDVHAWAEQWLRTTGVDTLTPALTGGGLHWQLTVDRDGSRPHRVAVGLYDRDPSGDLVLRERRELDVPQTAPADLTGPRPALVVVNDDDLTYAKLRFDDTSAESAVRGLSRIPDALTRAVIWNALRDMVRDGDLAPADYLEIAHAHLVDETELALVQGVLGFARTQIADRYVTDEARPAALATICEIARALLRRTEDGEAPGLRLTAVRAFIDSATTPDKIASWLDEGTVHGGPELDPELRWRILARLAVLGATDEPTIAAERERDPSATGQEGAARCRAALPTAEAKAAAWSALFDTDDLSNYLFTATAQGFWQPEQAELVREYVPRFYPAAIALGARRGAAMAEAAGRHAFPSYAIDPESLALGEHHLTSDPMVPALHRKLVDQLDDLRRALKARTS, from the coding sequence ATGTCCGTACTGACGCGCGACGAAGCGCAGACCCGTGCCCAGCTCCTCGACGTCCAGCACTACAGCGTGGACCTCGACCTCACCACCGGCGACGAGACCTTCGAGTCCACCACCCTCGTCAGGTTCACCGCCCGCACCGCCGGGGACACCTTCGTCGAGCTCAAGCCCGAGACCCTGCACGCGGCCCTCCTGGACGACGAGCCCCTCGACGTCACCACCCTGGAGGGGAACCGCCTGCCGCTGAGCGTCAGCGCGGGCGAGCACGTCCTGCGGATCAGCACGACCATGCGGTACTCCCGCACCGGCGAAGGCATGCACCGCTTCACCGACCCCAGCGACGGCGAGTCGTACGTCTACACCCAGCTCTTCATGGAGGACGTCCAGCGCGTCTTCGCCGCCTTCGACCAGCCCGACCTCAAGGCCGTCTTCGAGCTGACCGTCACCGCCCCCGAGGGCTGGACCGTCCTCGCCAACGGCATCACCGAACGGCAGCCCGACGGCCGGTGGAAGGCCGCCGCCACCCCGCCGCTCTCCACCTACTTCGTCTGCGTCGCCGCCGGCCCCTGGCACTCCGTCCACACCGAACACGCCGGGCTCCCCTTCGGCATCCACTGCCGCCGCTCCCTCGCCCCCCACCTCGACGCCGACGCCGACGAGATCCTCGCCGTCACCAAGGCCTGCTTCGACCGCTTCCACGAGAAGTTCGAGGAGCCGTACCCCTTCGACTCCTACGACCAGGCCTTCGTCCCCGAGTTCAACGCGGGCGCCATGGAGAACCCCGGCCTCGTCACCTTCCGCGACGAGTTCGTCTTCCGCTCCGCCGTCACCGTCACCGAGCGGCAGACCCGCGCCATGATCATCGCCCACGAGATGGCCCACATGTGGTTCGGCGACCTCGTCACCCTGCGCTGGTGGGACGACATCTGGCTGAACGAGTCCTTCGCCGAGTACATGGGCTACCAGACCGTCAACGAGGCCTGCTCCGACCTCTTCCCCGACACCTGGGTCGACTTCGGCGTCACCCGCAAGGCCTGGGGGTACGAGGCCGACCAGCGGCCCTCCACCCACCCCGTCGCCCCCGACCCGGACTCCGTCCCCGACACCGCCTCCGCCCTCCTCAACTTCGACGGCATCTCCTACGCCAAGGGCGCCTCCGCTCTCCGCCAGCTCGTCACCTGGCTCGGCGAGAAGGACTTCCTCGCCGGCATCAACATCCACTTCAAGCGCCACAAGTTCGGCAACGCCACCCTCGCCGACTTCATCGACAACCTCGCCGCCGCCACCGACCGCGACGTCCACGCCTGGGCCGAACAGTGGCTGCGGACCACCGGCGTCGACACCCTGACACCCGCCCTCACCGGCGGCGGCCTGCACTGGCAGCTCACCGTCGACCGCGACGGCAGCCGCCCCCACCGCGTCGCCGTCGGCCTCTACGACCGCGACCCCTCCGGCGACCTCGTCCTGCGCGAACGCCGCGAACTCGACGTACCCCAGACCGCACCCGCCGACCTCACCGGCCCGCGCCCCGCCCTCGTCGTCGTCAACGACGACGACCTCACCTACGCCAAACTCCGCTTCGACGACACCTCCGCGGAGTCCGCCGTGCGCGGCCTCTCCCGCATCCCCGACGCGCTGACCCGCGCCGTCATCTGGAACGCGCTCCGCGACATGGTCCGCGACGGCGACCTCGCCCCCGCCGACTACCTGGAGATCGCCCACGCCCACCTCGTCGACGAGACCGAACTCGCCCTCGTCCAGGGCGTCCTCGGCTTCGCCCGCACCCAGATCGCCGACCGGTACGTCACCGACGAAGCCCGCCCCGCCGCCCTCGCCACGATCTGCGAGATCGCCCGCGCCCTGCTGCGCCGCACCGAGGACGGCGAGGCACCGGGGCTGCGCCTCACCGCCGTCCGCGCGTTCATCGACAGCGCCACCACCCCCGACAAGATCGCGTCCTGGCTCGACGAGGGCACCGTCCACGGCGGCCCCGAACTCGACCCGGAGCTGCGCTGGCGCATCCTGGCCCGCCTCGCCGTCCTCGGCGCCACCGACGAGCCGACGATCGCCGCCGAACGGGAACGCGACCCGAGCGCCACGGGCCAGGAAGGCGCCGCCCGCTGCCGGGCCGCCCTCCCCACGGCGGAGGCGAAGGCCGCGGCCTGGTCGGCCCTCTTCGACACCGACGACCTCTCCAACTACCTCTTCACCGCCACGGCCCAGGGCTTCTGGCAGCCGGAGCAGGCCGAACTCGTACGGGAGTACGTCCCCCGCTTCTACCCCGCGGCCATCGCCCTGGGCGCCCGCCGCGGCGCCGCCATGGCCGAGGCGGCCGGCCGCCACGCCTTCCCCTCGTACGCGATCGACCCCGAGTCCCTCGCCCTCGGCGAGCACCACCTCACCTCCGACCCCATGGTCCCGGCCCTCCACCGCAAACTCGTCGACCAGCTCGACGACCTCCGCCGAGCCCTGAAGGCACGCACCTCGTAA